One window from the genome of Pseudomonas fluorescens encodes:
- the thrC gene encoding threonine synthase, with amino-acid sequence MKNSYREYVLQCLVCDRSYQPHEVSYYCPHCNIDGALDALYDYPTLKREWSRDSLAHDHARGMWRYDRLMPLSSTQFIPPLLVGNTPLYSRPELLGKGARIKVFVKDESRQPTGSLKDRASALAVAHAMQSGARTVAVASTGNAASALAGMSASLGLHNVIYLPKSAPREKLAQMQGYGAEIVLVDGQYDEAFEQCLNACEKHGWYNRTTGINSYMSEGKKTVAFEMCEQLNWQVPDLVFVPVGNGCILGSVYKGFFDLLQLGWIERIPRLIGVQAEHSNFMYRAWRHDRSMQQTERLPPTSLASSINVALPRDRLKAMRAVTASDGEFICVSDPSIVAAASRLAASTGVFPEAGAASAFAGLLKYAETHPDTPQTAVILITGSGLKDTSIFLSDSSKSQPRVLPHHVTAPPAEALI; translated from the coding sequence ATGAAAAATTCGTACAGAGAGTATGTATTGCAGTGCCTGGTTTGCGATCGAAGCTACCAGCCCCATGAGGTCAGCTACTACTGCCCTCATTGCAACATCGACGGTGCCCTGGACGCGCTTTACGATTACCCGACGCTCAAGCGCGAATGGTCCCGGGACAGCCTGGCCCATGACCACGCCCGTGGCATGTGGCGCTATGACCGCTTGATGCCGTTGAGCTCGACGCAGTTCATTCCACCGTTACTGGTGGGCAATACGCCGCTGTACTCGCGCCCGGAACTGCTCGGCAAAGGTGCCCGGATCAAAGTCTTCGTAAAAGACGAATCGCGGCAACCGACCGGGTCATTGAAGGATCGCGCCAGCGCCCTGGCCGTGGCCCACGCCATGCAGTCCGGTGCACGCACCGTGGCGGTGGCCAGCACCGGCAATGCCGCTTCGGCATTGGCCGGAATGAGCGCCAGCCTGGGCTTGCACAACGTCATTTACCTGCCCAAGAGCGCACCCCGCGAAAAGCTCGCGCAGATGCAAGGCTACGGCGCGGAGATCGTGCTGGTCGACGGGCAATACGACGAAGCTTTCGAACAATGCCTCAACGCTTGCGAAAAACATGGCTGGTACAACCGCACCACCGGGATCAACTCGTACATGAGCGAAGGCAAGAAGACCGTCGCCTTCGAGATGTGCGAACAACTCAACTGGCAGGTGCCGGACCTGGTGTTCGTGCCCGTCGGCAACGGCTGCATCCTGGGCTCGGTCTACAAAGGCTTTTTCGACTTGCTGCAATTGGGCTGGATCGAACGTATCCCACGCCTGATCGGCGTGCAGGCCGAGCACAGCAACTTCATGTACCGCGCCTGGCGCCACGACCGCTCGATGCAGCAAACCGAACGCCTGCCGCCCACCAGCCTGGCCAGCAGCATCAACGTGGCGCTGCCGCGTGATCGTCTCAAGGCCATGCGCGCGGTGACCGCCAGCGACGGCGAGTTCATTTGCGTCAGCGACCCGAGCATTGTCGCCGCCGCTTCCCGATTGGCCGCCAGCACCGGTGTGTTTCCGGAAGCCGGCGCCGCCAGCGCCTTCGCCGGCCTGCTCAAGTACGCAGAAACGCACCCCGACACACCGCAAACCGCCGTGATCCTGATCACCGGCAGCGGTTTGAAAGACACCTCCATTTTTCTATCCGATTCGTCCAAAAGCCAGCCACGGGTGTTGCCACATCACGTGACTGCGCCACCGGCCGAAGCGCTTATCTAA
- the fahA gene encoding fumarylacetoacetase: MTQSSPDRSWVASANGHADFPLQNLPLGVFSVDGGALRCGVAIGERIFDLQVALQAGLFDGAAQQAVEAMAGGQLNGFFDLGRSARVALRERLLELLREDSPLRGKVEALEAKLLLLAADCQMHLPARINDYTDFYVGIEHAQNVGKLFRPDNPLLPNYKYVPIGYHGRASTIRPSGTDVRRPRGQTLPAGQTEPTFGPCARLDYELELGIWIGKGNALGEPIPIGDAAEHIGGFCLLNDWSARDIQAWEYQPLGPFLSKSFLTSISPWVVTAEALEPFRRPQPARPEGDPQPLPYLLDTRDQAGGAFDIELEVLLLTEAMVEQNLPAQRLTLSNTRYMYWTVAQMVAHHSVNGCQLQAGDLFGSGTLSGPENHQFGSLLEITEGGKKPIELASGEVRRFLEDGDEIILRARCRREGFASIGFGECRGKILPAR, translated from the coding sequence ATGACTCAAAGTTCCCCTGACCGTAGCTGGGTCGCCAGTGCCAACGGCCACGCCGACTTCCCGTTGCAGAACCTGCCATTGGGTGTCTTCAGCGTCGATGGCGGTGCCTTGCGCTGCGGCGTGGCGATTGGCGAGCGGATTTTCGATCTGCAGGTGGCGCTGCAAGCGGGCTTGTTTGATGGCGCGGCGCAACAAGCCGTCGAAGCCATGGCCGGCGGCCAGTTGAATGGTTTTTTCGACCTGGGCCGCAGCGCCCGGGTTGCCCTGCGTGAACGACTGCTGGAACTGTTGCGCGAAGACAGTCCGTTGCGCGGCAAGGTCGAAGCGCTGGAGGCGAAGCTGCTGCTCCTCGCCGCCGACTGCCAGATGCACCTGCCGGCCAGGATCAACGATTACACCGATTTCTACGTGGGTATCGAACACGCGCAGAATGTCGGCAAGCTGTTTCGCCCCGACAATCCATTGCTGCCCAACTACAAATACGTGCCCATCGGTTACCACGGTCGCGCTTCGACCATTCGCCCGTCCGGCACCGACGTGCGCCGTCCCAGGGGCCAGACCCTGCCGGCGGGCCAGACCGAACCGACCTTCGGCCCGTGTGCGCGGCTGGACTATGAGCTGGAGCTGGGCATCTGGATCGGCAAGGGCAATGCGCTGGGCGAACCGATCCCCATTGGCGATGCCGCCGAGCACATTGGCGGGTTCTGCCTGCTCAACGACTGGTCGGCCCGGGATATCCAGGCCTGGGAATACCAGCCCCTGGGGCCGTTTCTGTCGAAGAGTTTCCTGACCAGCATTTCGCCATGGGTGGTCACGGCCGAGGCCCTGGAACCGTTCCGCCGCCCGCAACCGGCCCGTCCGGAAGGCGATCCGCAACCGCTGCCGTATCTGCTGGACACGCGGGACCAGGCCGGCGGTGCCTTCGACATCGAACTGGAAGTCCTGTTGCTGACCGAGGCCATGGTCGAGCAGAACCTGCCGGCCCAGCGCCTGACCCTGAGCAACACCCGGTACATGTACTGGACCGTGGCGCAAATGGTCGCGCACCACAGCGTCAACGGCTGCCAGTTGCAGGCCGGCGACCTGTTTGGCTCGGGCACCTTGTCGGGGCCTGAAAACCATCAATTCGGCAGCCTGCTGGAAATCACCGAGGGCGGTAAGAAACCGATCGAACTGGCGTCTGGCGAAGTGCGCCGATTCCTCGAGGACGGTGACGAAATCATCTTGCGGGCCCGTTGCCGCCGCGAGGGTTTCGCCTCCATCGGTTTCGGCGAGTGCCGGGGCAAGATCCTGCCGGCGCGTTGA
- the hmgA gene encoding homogentisate 1,2-dioxygenase: MNLDSTMSDLAYQSGLGNEFASEALPGALPIGQNSPQKAPYGLYAELFSGTAFTMARSEARRTWMYRIRPSANHPAFTRLERQLAGGPLGEVTPNRLRWNPLDIPAEPTDFLDGLVCMAANAGADKPAGVSLYHYRANRSMERVFFNADGEWLIVPQLGRLRIATELGVLELAPLEIAVLPRGLKFRVELLDPQARGYLAENHGAPLRLPDLGPIGSNGLANPRDFLTPVARYENLAQPTTLVQKFLGELWGCELDHSPLDVVAWHGNNVPYKYDLRRFNTIGTVSFDHPDPSIFTVLTSPTSVHGLANLDFVIFPPRWMVAENTFRPPWFHRNLMNEFMGLIQGAYDAKAEGFLPGGTSLHSCMSAHGPDGETCTKAINADLQPAKIDNTMAFMFETSQVLRPSRFALDCPQLQTDYDACWASLPVTFDPTRR; the protein is encoded by the coding sequence ATGAACCTCGATTCCACCATGTCGGACCTGGCTTACCAGTCAGGCTTGGGCAACGAATTTGCCAGCGAAGCCTTGCCCGGCGCCTTGCCCATCGGCCAGAACTCCCCGCAGAAAGCCCCGTACGGTCTCTACGCCGAGTTGTTTTCTGGCACGGCGTTCACCATGGCCCGTAGCGAAGCGCGGCGTACCTGGATGTATCGCATCCGGCCGTCGGCCAATCACCCGGCCTTCACCAGGCTCGAACGGCAATTGGCGGGTGGCCCGCTGGGTGAGGTCACGCCCAATCGCCTGCGCTGGAACCCGCTGGACATTCCCGCCGAGCCCACCGATTTCCTCGACGGGCTGGTGTGCATGGCGGCCAATGCCGGCGCGGACAAGCCAGCCGGCGTCAGCCTTTATCACTACCGGGCCAACCGCTCCATGGAGCGGGTGTTTTTCAATGCCGACGGTGAGTGGTTGATCGTGCCGCAACTGGGACGGCTGCGGATCGCCACCGAACTGGGCGTACTGGAACTGGCGCCGCTGGAAATCGCCGTGCTGCCCCGGGGCCTGAAATTTCGCGTTGAACTGCTCGACCCGCAGGCCCGGGGTTACCTCGCCGAAAACCATGGCGCGCCGCTGCGCCTGCCGGACCTGGGGCCCATCGGCAGCAACGGCCTGGCGAACCCGCGGGACTTCCTGACGCCGGTCGCCCGTTACGAGAACCTCGCGCAACCGACCACCCTGGTGCAGAAATTCCTCGGTGAACTGTGGGGTTGCGAGCTGGATCATTCGCCTCTTGACGTGGTGGCCTGGCACGGCAACAACGTGCCGTACAAGTATGACCTGCGCCGTTTCAACACGATTGGCACGGTCAGCTTCGATCACCCGGATCCGTCGATTTTCACCGTGCTGACCTCGCCCACCAGCGTCCACGGCTTGGCCAACCTCGATTTCGTGATTTTCCCGCCCCGTTGGATGGTGGCGGAAAACACCTTCCGTCCGCCGTGGTTCCACCGCAACCTGATGAACGAATTCATGGGCCTGATCCAGGGCGCCTACGATGCCAAGGCCGAAGGTTTCCTGCCGGGCGGTACGTCCTTGCACAGTTGCATGAGCGCCCATGGCCCGGACGGCGAGACCTGCACCAAGGCGATCAACGCTGATCTTCAGCCGGCGAAAATCGACAACACCATGGCCTTCATGTTCGAGACCAGCCAGGTCTTGCGCCCAAGCCGTTTCGCCCTGGACTGCCCGCAACTGCAAACCGACTACGATGCTTGTTGGGCCTCGCTGCCTGTCACGTTCGACCCGACCCGGAGATAA
- the glyA gene encoding serine hydroxymethyltransferase, producing the protein MSLQNFDPAIARLIDRERNRQETHLELIASENYVSEEVLQAQGSVLTNKYAEGYPGKRYYGGCKVVDEIENLAIERARKLFNCEYVNVQPHSGSQANQAVFLAVLEPGDTILGMSLAHGGHLTHGASVNFSGKLYRAFSYGLDTETETLDYEEMEALAREHRPKMIIAGASAYSRTLDFQRFRKICDEVGAYLMVDMAHYAGLIAAGVYPSPVGIADFITSTTHKTLRGPRGGLILAKAQYAALLDKTIFPVYQGGPLMHVIAAKAVAFNEALGDGFKHYQQRVIDNARVMADVLTRRGLRVVSGGTDCHMFLLDLRSMNITGKDAEALLESAHITLNKNAIPNDPQKPAVTSGIRIGTPALTTRGFGEAECAEVANLIADLLEQPDNAARLDNTRRRVMHLCECFPVYLLR; encoded by the coding sequence ATGAGCCTGCAAAATTTCGATCCCGCCATTGCCCGCCTGATCGACCGCGAGCGCAATCGCCAGGAAACCCACCTGGAGCTGATCGCTTCGGAAAACTACGTCAGCGAAGAAGTGCTCCAGGCCCAGGGCTCCGTGCTCACCAACAAGTACGCCGAAGGCTATCCGGGCAAGCGTTACTACGGCGGCTGCAAGGTCGTCGATGAGATCGAGAACCTGGCCATCGAACGCGCTCGCAAGTTGTTCAACTGCGAATACGTCAATGTGCAGCCGCACTCCGGCTCCCAGGCCAACCAGGCGGTTTTCCTGGCGGTACTTGAACCCGGCGACACGATCCTGGGCATGTCCCTGGCCCACGGCGGCCACCTGACCCACGGCGCCTCGGTCAATTTTTCCGGCAAGCTCTACCGGGCCTTTTCCTATGGCCTGGACACGGAAACCGAAACCCTCGACTACGAAGAAATGGAAGCCCTGGCCCGGGAACACCGGCCGAAAATGATCATCGCCGGGGCCTCGGCCTATTCGCGGACCCTCGACTTCCAGCGCTTTCGCAAGATCTGCGATGAAGTCGGCGCCTACCTGATGGTGGACATGGCGCACTACGCCGGGTTGATCGCTGCCGGCGTGTACCCCTCGCCGGTGGGCATCGCCGACTTCATCACCTCCACCACCCACAAAACCCTGCGCGGCCCCCGCGGCGGCTTGATCCTGGCCAAGGCGCAATACGCCGCCCTGCTCGACAAGACAATTTTCCCGGTGTACCAGGGCGGCCCGCTGATGCATGTCATTGCCGCCAAGGCCGTGGCCTTCAACGAAGCCCTGGGCGACGGGTTCAAGCATTACCAGCAGCGGGTGATCGACAACGCCCGGGTCATGGCCGATGTGCTGACCCGGCGCGGGTTGCGGGTGGTGTCCGGCGGTACCGACTGCCACATGTTCCTGCTCGATCTGCGCTCGATGAACATCACCGGCAAAGACGCCGAGGCGTTGCTGGAAAGCGCCCACATCACCCTGAACAAAAACGCGATCCCCAATGATCCGCAAAAACCGGCGGTCACCAGTGGCATTCGCATCGGCACCCCAGCGCTGACCACTCGTGGCTTTGGTGAAGCGGAATGTGCCGAAGTGGCGAATCTGATCGCCGACCTGCTGGAACAACCGGACAACGCCGCACGCCTGGATAACACCCGACGCCGGGTGATGCATTTGTGTGAATGCTTTCCGGTGTACCTGCTGAGGTAA
- a CDS encoding NAD(P)/FAD-dependent oxidoreductase, translated as MIARYDFIVVGGGIAGVSAAYELAGHGSVCLLEQEQQLAYHTTGRSAAISMESYGNQQIRSLTCASRRFFENPPEGLAEHPLWAPRGALIVAQAARVDKLKARFNAVLEQVPTAELLDDKHVQELVPYLAEGAWSAGIYEPSAFDLDVHGIHGAYLSGLRARGGVVKRETEVLRGEYRDGHWRLHTRDGQSLQAAIVVNAAGAWADEIAERCGVPKVGVRPLRRTVLAVDPQCDVHHTPYLGTVDEDIFIKPEAGRLIVSPCDESPSLPCDALPEELDLAITMDRLQNTTRLRPRSIINKWAGLRTFVADRSPVLGQDPQQERFIWLAALGGYGIQAAPAIARLCSHAALGIAMPADLAALQLNYQHFSPARCRDEEFSSLAVKQVADLH; from the coding sequence ATGATCGCTCGTTACGACTTCATCGTGGTCGGTGGCGGCATCGCCGGCGTCTCAGCCGCTTATGAACTGGCGGGCCATGGCAGCGTCTGCCTGCTCGAACAGGAACAGCAACTGGCTTATCACACCACGGGGCGGTCGGCCGCGATCTCGATGGAAAGCTACGGCAACCAGCAGATCCGTTCGCTGACCTGTGCGTCCCGACGCTTTTTCGAGAACCCGCCCGAGGGTTTGGCCGAGCATCCGCTATGGGCGCCGCGGGGCGCACTGATCGTGGCCCAGGCGGCACGGGTGGACAAACTCAAAGCGCGTTTCAACGCCGTGCTGGAGCAAGTGCCCACGGCCGAGCTGCTCGACGACAAGCACGTGCAAGAGCTGGTCCCCTACCTCGCCGAAGGTGCCTGGAGCGCAGGGATCTACGAGCCCAGCGCCTTCGACCTGGATGTGCATGGCATTCATGGGGCTTACCTGAGTGGCCTGCGTGCCCGTGGTGGCGTGGTCAAGCGCGAGACCGAAGTGCTGCGTGGCGAATATCGTGACGGGCACTGGCGCTTGCACACCCGGGACGGCCAGTCCCTGCAAGCCGCCATCGTGGTCAACGCCGCGGGGGCCTGGGCCGATGAAATCGCTGAGCGCTGCGGCGTGCCCAAGGTCGGTGTCCGGCCGTTGCGGCGCACCGTGCTGGCGGTCGACCCGCAGTGCGACGTGCACCACACGCCCTACCTGGGCACGGTGGACGAGGACATTTTCATCAAGCCTGAAGCCGGGCGCCTGATCGTCTCCCCCTGCGATGAAAGCCCGTCGTTGCCCTGCGATGCATTGCCGGAAGAGCTTGACCTGGCCATCACCATGGATCGCCTGCAGAACACCACGCGCCTGCGCCCCCGCTCGATCATCAATAAATGGGCGGGGCTGCGCACCTTCGTCGCCGACCGCTCGCCGGTGCTTGGCCAGGACCCGCAGCAAGAGCGCTTTATCTGGCTCGCCGCCCTTGGTGGCTACGGCATCCAGGCCGCGCCCGCCATTGCACGCCTGTGCAGTCATGCGGCGCTGGGCATCGCCATGCCGGCCGACCTGGCGGCACTGCAACTCAACTACCAGCACTTTTCCCCGGCCCGCTGCCGCGACGAGGAATTTTCCAGCCTGGCCGTCAAGCAGGTTGCCGATTTGCACTAA
- a CDS encoding Rid family detoxifying hydrolase — MQTTAQIQSATKPFLGEENVIFTDKAPLPLGTYSQGIKVSHGQTIYLSAQTPVSALNNEVLAKDFEGQLRQTLDNLVQMAEAAGGTLANVVKVTAFITDLSEFPTLNRVMEEYFTKPYPARTTAGASALARNTLVAIDAIMVI; from the coding sequence ATGCAAACCACCGCTCAAATCCAGTCCGCCACCAAACCTTTCCTGGGCGAAGAGAACGTCATTTTCACCGACAAGGCGCCACTGCCACTGGGCACCTACTCCCAGGGCATCAAGGTCAGCCACGGGCAGACCATCTACCTGTCGGCACAGACCCCGGTCTCGGCGCTGAACAACGAAGTACTGGCCAAGGATTTCGAAGGCCAACTGCGCCAGACCCTCGACAACCTGGTGCAAATGGCCGAAGCGGCGGGCGGCACCCTGGCGAACGTGGTCAAGGTCACGGCGTTCATCACTGACTTGAGTGAGTTCCCGACCCTCAACCGCGTCATGGAAGAGTACTTCACCAAGCCCTATCCGGCCCGCACCACCGCCGGCGCCAGCGCGCTGGCCCGCAATACCCTGGTTGCCATCGACGCCATCATGGTGATCTGA
- a CDS encoding SirB1 family protein, translating to MKPRQAFFDCLHRSPPALFEAALWIAAEHDRDVDVPALLKDFKELQQRVSHGLPMLPVSELGQPLLRRLNDLGFAQDDFTPLRPRAALLDQVLARKRGQPLALGLIALELARGLEIPMVGVNFPGHFLLKVPGADHLLDPCGGRRLYPNDCRELLQRQYGANMLLKAEHLVNAEPMQMLQRLSRNLRQLHLANDDYIAALIDAERVLELGNASAADYLARASLYQRLDCPNAERFDLEHALMLSDDPIQRIRLTERLGHLPPNSVVH from the coding sequence ATGAAACCGCGCCAAGCCTTTTTTGACTGTCTGCACCGCTCACCACCGGCGCTGTTCGAAGCGGCGTTGTGGATCGCTGCCGAACATGATCGCGACGTCGACGTCCCGGCCTTGCTGAAGGATTTCAAGGAGCTGCAACAGCGGGTCAGCCATGGCCTGCCGATGCTGCCTGTCAGCGAGCTGGGCCAGCCCTTGTTGCGACGGCTCAATGACCTGGGTTTCGCCCAAGACGACTTCACTCCCCTGCGACCACGCGCGGCGTTGCTGGACCAAGTCCTGGCCCGCAAGCGCGGGCAGCCCCTGGCCCTCGGGTTGATTGCCCTGGAACTGGCCCGTGGCCTGGAAATTCCGATGGTCGGTGTCAATTTCCCCGGGCATTTCCTGTTGAAGGTGCCCGGCGCCGATCACCTGCTCGATCCGTGCGGTGGGCGCCGGTTGTACCCCAATGACTGCCGGGAACTGCTACAGCGCCAATACGGCGCGAACATGCTGCTCAAGGCGGAACACCTGGTCAACGCCGAGCCGATGCAGATGCTGCAGCGCCTGTCGCGCAACCTGCGCCAACTGCATCTGGCGAACGACGATTACATCGCGGCCCTGATCGACGCCGAACGGGTGCTGGAACTGGGCAACGCCAGCGCCGCCGATTACCTGGCCCGCGCCAGCCTGTATCAGCGACTCGATTGCCCCAACGCCGAACGCTTCGACCTGGAGCATGCCCTGATGCTCAGCGACGATCCGATCCAGCGAATCCGACTGACTGAGCGGCTGGGGCATTTGCCGCCGAATTCGGTGGTGCATTGA
- the maiA gene encoding maleylacetoacetate isomerase — translation MELYTYYRSTSSYRVRIALALKGLDYQALPVNLIAAPGGEHRQPAYLAINPQGRVPALRTDEGALLVQSPAIIEYLEERYPQVPLLSADLAVRAHERGVAALIGCDIHPLHNVSVLNQLRQWGHDEAQVTEWIGHWISQGLAAVEQLIGDDGYCFGALPGLADVFLIPQLYAAERFNVSLQGYPRIRRVAALAAVHPAFQQAHPAKQPDTP, via the coding sequence ATGGAACTCTATACCTACTACCGCTCCACCTCGTCCTATCGGGTGCGCATTGCGTTGGCGCTCAAGGGCCTGGATTACCAGGCCTTGCCCGTCAACCTGATCGCTGCCCCTGGGGGCGAGCATCGCCAGCCGGCCTACCTGGCGATCAACCCCCAGGGCCGGGTGCCGGCGCTGCGTACCGATGAGGGCGCGTTGCTGGTGCAATCGCCGGCCATCATCGAATACCTGGAGGAGCGTTATCCCCAGGTGCCGCTGCTCAGCGCCGACCTGGCGGTGCGCGCCCACGAGCGTGGGGTCGCCGCATTGATCGGTTGCGACATTCATCCCCTGCACAACGTCAGCGTGCTCAACCAGCTGCGGCAGTGGGGCCACGATGAAGCGCAGGTGACAGAGTGGATCGGGCATTGGATCAGCCAGGGCCTGGCGGCGGTGGAGCAGTTGATTGGCGACGACGGCTACTGCTTCGGCGCGCTGCCGGGGTTGGCGGATGTGTTCTTGATCCCGCAGTTGTATGCGGCCGAGCGGTTCAATGTTTCCTTGCAGGGGTATCCACGGATCCGTCGCGTGGCGGCATTGGCGGCTGTGCATCCAGCGTTCCAACAGGCGCATCCGGCGAAGCAGCCGGATACCCCCTGA
- a CDS encoding Glu/Leu/Phe/Val dehydrogenase family protein: MFALMQSSRLESLHLSVDPTTGLKAVIAIHCSRPGPALGGCRYLAYPDDESAVADAVRLAQGMSYKAALAGLPVGGGVAVIMRPAHVESRAALFEAFGRCIEQLDGRYITAIDSGTSVADMDCIAQQTRHVTSTTASGDPAPHAAMGVFAGIRATAMARLGSDNLESLRVAIQGLGNVGYALAEQLHAAGAELLVSDIDPGKVQLAMEQLGAHPIANDALLSTPCDILAPCGLGGVLNSHSVAQLRCSAVAGSAHNQLSSLQVADQLERRGILYAPDYVINSGGLIYVALKHRGEELSTITAHLSKIGARLTEVFAHAQAEKRSPARVADELAERLLYR, translated from the coding sequence ATGTTTGCTCTCATGCAAAGCTCCCGCCTTGAATCGCTGCACCTAAGCGTAGACCCGACGACCGGGTTGAAGGCGGTGATTGCTATTCATTGCAGCCGTCCCGGGCCAGCCCTGGGGGGCTGTCGTTATCTTGCCTACCCCGACGACGAAAGTGCCGTGGCAGACGCCGTGCGCCTGGCTCAAGGCATGAGCTACAAGGCGGCGCTGGCCGGCTTGCCCGTGGGCGGCGGGGTTGCGGTGATCATGCGTCCGGCCCATGTCGAGAGTCGGGCGGCGCTGTTCGAAGCCTTTGGTCGTTGCATCGAGCAATTGGACGGACGCTACATCACGGCCATCGACAGCGGCACATCGGTGGCCGACATGGATTGCATCGCCCAGCAGACCCGCCATGTCACCAGCACCACGGCCTCGGGAGACCCCGCGCCCCACGCGGCAATGGGCGTTTTTGCCGGCATTCGTGCCACCGCCATGGCCCGCCTGGGCAGCGATAACCTCGAAAGCCTGCGGGTGGCGATCCAGGGCCTGGGCAATGTCGGTTATGCCCTGGCCGAACAACTGCACGCGGCGGGTGCCGAACTGCTGGTCAGCGACATTGACCCTGGCAAGGTGCAACTGGCCATGGAGCAACTGGGCGCCCATCCGATCGCCAACGACGCCCTGCTCAGCACCCCCTGCGACATCCTCGCCCCCTGCGGCCTGGGTGGGGTGCTCAACAGCCACAGCGTGGCGCAACTGCGCTGCTCGGCCGTTGCCGGCTCGGCCCACAATCAGTTGAGCAGCCTGCAGGTGGCCGACCAGTTGGAAAGGCGCGGGATTCTTTATGCGCCGGACTACGTGATCAACTCCGGCGGGTTGATCTATGTCGCGCTGAAGCATCGCGGCGAAGAACTGTCGACGATCACCGCACATTTGTCGAAGATCGGCGCCCGGCTCACGGAAGTCTTCGCCCACGCCCAGGCGGAGAAGCGCTCACCGGCGCGGGTGGCCGATGAGTTGGCAGAGCGCCTGCTGTACCGCTGA
- a CDS encoding benzoate/H(+) symporter BenE family transporter, protein MDTFRKDLSLSAIIAGFIAVIISYAGPLIIVFQAAKEAHLPDDVVSSWIWAISIGSGITGLLLSWRLRVPVITAWSTPGAALLVSMLPTVTLPQAIGAYVVASVIIAVVGLSGAFDKLMSRLPKAIAAAMLAGILFRFGAELFTSIKLQPAMVLAMIAAYLVFKRFSPRYAILSVLIIGCAVAASFGELNSNSITIAVAHPVFIAPQWNWHAIINIGLPLALVTLTGQYVPGMAVLRTSGYNTPARSIISVTAIGSALMAPFGSHGLNLAAITAAICTGREAHEDRDKRYIAGIACGVFYILMGTFGATLASVFSALPKELIASLAGLALFGAISAGLTGAMADEKQREAALITFLVTASGMSFLGLAAAFWGLIFGLVAHFVLTYTRESKAAAIAEGSRP, encoded by the coding sequence ATGGACACATTCAGAAAGGATCTATCCCTGTCAGCGATCATCGCGGGTTTCATCGCCGTGATCATTTCCTACGCCGGCCCGCTCATCATCGTGTTCCAGGCAGCCAAGGAAGCCCACCTGCCCGATGACGTGGTGTCTTCGTGGATCTGGGCCATTTCCATCGGCAGCGGAATTACCGGCCTGCTCCTGAGCTGGCGCCTGCGTGTCCCCGTCATCACCGCGTGGTCGACACCGGGGGCGGCATTGCTGGTATCGATGCTGCCCACCGTGACCCTGCCCCAGGCCATCGGTGCCTATGTGGTGGCGTCGGTGATCATCGCCGTGGTCGGTTTGTCCGGGGCATTCGACAAACTGATGAGCCGCCTGCCCAAGGCCATTGCCGCCGCCATGCTCGCCGGCATCCTGTTCCGCTTCGGTGCCGAGCTGTTCACGTCGATCAAGCTGCAACCGGCGATGGTGCTGGCGATGATCGCGGCCTACCTGGTCTTCAAGCGTTTTTCACCACGCTACGCCATTCTGTCGGTGCTGATCATCGGCTGCGCGGTGGCTGCCTCGTTCGGTGAACTCAACAGCAACTCGATCACCATCGCCGTGGCCCATCCGGTCTTCATCGCACCGCAATGGAACTGGCACGCGATCATCAACATCGGCCTGCCACTGGCGCTGGTGACCTTGACCGGCCAGTACGTGCCCGGCATGGCTGTATTGCGCACCTCGGGCTACAACACGCCAGCGCGCTCGATCATTTCGGTCACCGCGATCGGCTCGGCCCTGATGGCCCCGTTCGGGTCCCACGGCCTTAACCTGGCGGCCATTACCGCAGCGATCTGCACCGGTCGAGAAGCCCACGAGGACCGCGACAAACGCTACATCGCCGGGATTGCCTGCGGAGTGTTCTACATCCTGATGGGCACCTTCGGCGCGACCCTGGCCTCGGTGTTTTCCGCACTGCCAAAGGAATTGATCGCCTCCCTCGCCGGCCTCGCCTTGTTTGGCGCGATCAGTGCCGGGCTGACCGGGGCCATGGCCGATGAGAAGCAGCGGGAAGCTGCGCTGATCACCTTCCTGGTGACGGCCTCGGGCATGAGCTTCCTCGGCCTGGCCGCCGCGTTCTGGGGGCTGATCTTTGGTCTCGTGGCGCACTTCGTGCTGACCTACACCCGGGAAAGCAAAGCCGCCGCTATCGCCGAGGGCAGCCGACCATGA